The following DNA comes from Chryseobacterium gallinarum.
TTAACAACCGAGTCATTGGTTTGTTTCAACTCATATTGAGTTTCATTAAACTGCTTCTCAGTCAAAGAAAATTGCTCATCATCGAATGATAGACCTTTAAGCTTTAATTCCAGCCCTTCAATAATTTTTTTCAGGGTTTCAAAATCAACTTTGAACCTTTGAATCTGTACCTTTGTATTCTCAATATTAAGTTCCTGAAGTAAAATGTTTTCCACTTCCTTAAGATCTTTGAAATTTTGCTCTGTCAGGGCTTTATCAATCGTTTCTTTATTGTCAGAAATTTCTTTTCTAAGTTCAGAAATTTGCTTTTCAGCCTGATCTGCAATAGCTTTTTGTTCCGCCAGTTTGGGGGCCAGAATTTTTTCCTGTTCAGCAGCTTTCTGATAGTTTTGCTCTGTTTCAATATTAGATTGTATCAGCTTCTGATAGACTTCTTCAACATCCGGTACATTCCTCTGCTCATAATCCGTCCAATTCAGGATTTTAAGATTGGAGCGGTTGATATTAATCTGCTCTTGCTTGGTAACCTCATCAAGCCTGAATGTTTCAAGAGCCGTTTTGTATTTTTCTAAAAGCCTGGTTTCTTTATCCCATGTTTCGCGTTCCAGGATAATATTCCGTTCGATTTCCACAATCTTTTTATCTAAAGCAAAAGAATCAGCTCTTTTTTTCTCAAACTCATCCTCACGATCAGGATTGAACTGTTTCCAGGTGAATTGTTGAAGATGATTTTGCATATCTTTCTGAAGCTGTATTAATGTTTTTTGCTCAGCAATAAGCTGATCCTCAAATATTTTTTTCCGGTCCAGGATTTTTTCAATGTCAGATTCCTTTTTCTGGGTGGTCATAATCTCTTTTTCCACAGTGTTGAGTTGATCCTGAATTTCTTTCAGCTCAGTATTTACATCATGAAATTCTACAATATGGGGATGTTCTTTGGATCCGCAGAGTGGACAATTATCTCCATCGTGCAGTTCGCTGGCAAAACGGGACAGCTCTTTTTGGATTTTTAAATGATCCAGCTTTTGTGAAAACTCTTTTTTCCTGGTCTCCAGAATTTCCCGCTGAATTTTAAAATCCTCTTTAAAACTTTCACGGAAATCAAAAGGTTTTAATTCCTCAGCAATATGTGTAATCTGTTTTTGAAGCTTCTCAACTTTTTCATTTTGCTCCTGCTGAGATTTCTTTACATTTTTCTGTTGCATAAACCAGTTCCCAATCTCTGAAAGTAAAGCAGGATCGAGTTTCTGACCTTTTAAAGTCTCAATCTGTTTAGAGAGTTCAGCAATTTTCTTTTCAATGGTCTGCTTTGAGGTTTCTACTTCAGCTACTTTTTCAGCGCCTTTTTGCGTCCTGTCCTTAAGGATTTCAACCTCAGCCGAGAACTTCAGTATTTGTAGAATAAGGCTCAGGTCATTTTCCTGTATCCTAGATTGCTCCAATGCTTTGAATTGGGGTTCAAGAGCAGAAAGCTGCCGGGTGATGGTATTGAAGTTTTTTTCTGTTTCCTGAAGGATTTTAATCTGATTTTCCTTTTCAGTTTGTTTATGGATAATCTCTTTTGAAAGCTTGTTTTTTTCAGCAATTAAAGGATTAAAAACCCTGAAAACACGGTCATATAGCTCAATCCGGATTTCCAAAGCATCCATTTCCGGTTTCTGTTCAGAGAGCTTACGGAAATTTTCCCTGTTTTGTTTTAAACTTTCAAAATCGGTTTTCAGATTTTTCAGTTGCTGGTAAGTATGGGAAACTTGTTCAAACTTTTCATTGATTTGTGCCAGTTTTTTCTGTTCATCTGTTAAAAGCTCTCTTTGTTGCTGAATCTTTTCCTCATTGATTTCTTCAAAACCTTTCAACCTGCCTTCAAGCTGATCAAGTTCAGACCTGTTTCTGGCACTTAATGTGGAAACATTATCCTGAAGATCATAACGCTGCAGGCCAAAGATATCCTTCATCATATTAGTTCGGTCAGCAGCACCCAGTTCAAGGAATTCCTTAAACTGACCTTGTGGAATAATAATAGTTCTTTTGAAGTTGGAATAGCTTAACCCAATAATGGCCTCTGCATTCGAATGATCCAATGGAATCCATTTATTATCAGCATACTCATAGAAAGTGACGGAATAAGGTTTTACCTCCTCAAATTTTTTTGCATGGCGTCTGAAGTCCCTTGTAGCACGGAAAATTTTATTCTCATAATTGATGAAATCAAACTCTATATATGAACTGTTTGATTTTAAATTCATCATATTGTATGCCCTTTTATCCCGCATGTTCAGGCGCTCCGTTTCCCCATATAAAGCAAACGAAATAGCCTCAAGTACCGATGATTTTCCGGAACCTACAGCTCCGAAAATACCAAATAACCCTGCATCCGTAAGATTTCTGAAATCAATTTTCTGACGTTCCTGGTAAGAATACAAACCTTCAATAGTAAGTTGAATAGGAATCATAGCTTAGGCATTTAAAATTTCATTAAACAATTTCATAAGATCATCATTGGCTTCCTGCCCGCCATTTTTAGATTTAAAATAATCCTTAAACAGGCTTTCTATATTCTGGTTTAAATTGATTTCCAGGTTTTGCTGTTCTGTACATTCTTTGTTTTTCACCCTGGGAATTAAATGGACAATACCGGTATGTGACTGGTAGATAAGTCTTCTTTCATCAGCCGTTAAGAAAGTTTCACTTTCTAACGTGAGCTCAATAAATGTATCAGGATTTTCCCTCAGCCATTGAACGCAATTTTCAATGGTAGTAAAAGTTTTTCTGACTAAAGCTCTTCCGCTTTTCAAAGCTTTTTTTTCATAGGAAACAGGTTTTTCAGGTTGGGCATCAATAATAGACACATATTTTGTCTGCCCTGATTCACTAAAACTATAGCATAGCGGAGAAGATGAATACACCACAGGCTTTTCTGCTGTTCCGATATTCTGAAAACCATGCAGGTGACCTAAAGCCGTATATTGAATCTGATTAGGAATACTATCCGAATAAATCAAATCTGCATTCCCGATTTTGATAGGTTTTTCACCTTCCGGTTCTTCCAAAATTTCGGCGCCTCTTTTGTTCATATACAAATGAGCTGTCAGAAGATTCACTCCGGAAGTATCACAGAACCGGTCTGCAAGTTCTTTCCATGTCTGTGACAACACTTTGTTGATTTCCTCCTCTTTATTTTCACCAAAATATTCCTTTAAACGGATTTCATTGGCATAAGGTGTGTGCAATATCCTTACAGGAAAGCCTACATTTTTGATCTCCAACTCTATAAAGCCTGCTGCCGAATTCTTAATGCTAAAAAAAGCTGTTTGAAAAGGAGCAATCTCTGCCTTGGGATGTCCTATTAAAATAATTCCGCATTCCCGTGCCAGGGGATCAGGAGCATTAATTAAATTCGGGGAGTCGTGATTTCCGGAAATAGCAATAACGGGACGTTTACCGCTAAGGGATAATCGTTTCAGTGTTTTATAAAATAGCTCAACGGCTTCTACACCTGGATTAAAATTATCGAAAAGATCTCCGGCGACAATCACAAGATCCACCTGCTCTTCATCAGCAATGCTAATGATCTCTTCCATAACCGGAATTTGCTCTTCCAGACGGGAAAAGCGGTCTAATCTTTTTCCTAAATGCCAGTCGGCAGTATGCAGAATTTTCATACATCAAATGTAAGAACAATTAGGAAAGAGATATTACGGATTTCCATATAAACTTTTAATAAATTAATTTTACAAAAAAAATAATGGAACAGCAATCCAAAGATCCCTTACATGGAAAAAGACTCGACGCTATTCTTGAAGAACTGGTAGAATACTATGAAGGATTTGAGAAATTAGGTGAGCAGATCAACATCAAATGTTTTACAGATAACCCCAGCATCAGCTCTTCCTTAAAATTTCTGAGAAAAACACCCTGGGCAAGAACAAAAGTTGAAAGTTTATATCTCTTTGTGCTAAGGCAGAAAAAGAGAAATGAAGCCAGAAATAAAAAATAAGGGTGAAAAAGTTACTGTTGGCTTGATCGGAGCGGCTGTTTTATGAAAATTTATAAAATTGACTTTTATTAAGGTATAAAAAGAGATAGGGCTATCTTTATGAGCTTTAATAAAGTTCTTCCGGCCTTCAACCTAACTAAAAATCATTCAAAAACAGTATATTTGTGCTATTAATCGTGAGTAACTTCACGAAAAAAAAGAAAAATATGACAATTGAAAACAATCACGTTGTAGCTGTAAAATACATCCTTCACACAATCGAAGCAGATGGGAGTAAGGTTCTTGTAGAAGAAACCACAGCAGAAAATCCACTTACATTCTTGTACGGTGTGGGAATGATGATTCCAAAATTTGAACAAAATATCCTTGGCTTGAAAGCTGGAGATAAAGCAGCTTTTACCATTCAGCCTGAAGAAGCTTATGGTGAAAGACAGCCGGATGCCATTGCACAGCTGCCGGTTGAAATGTTTAAAGAGTCCGGGCTTCCGCCTGTCGGAGCTATTTTACCTCTTTCTGACAATCAGGGAAATAATTTCCAGGCATTCGTAGTAGAAATTACCCCTGAAGTTGTAGTAGCAGACCTTAACCACCCGATGGCTGGTAAAGTTTTAGATTTC
Coding sequences within:
- a CDS encoding AAA family ATPase — protein: MIPIQLTIEGLYSYQERQKIDFRNLTDAGLFGIFGAVGSGKSSVLEAISFALYGETERLNMRDKRAYNMMNLKSNSSYIEFDFINYENKIFRATRDFRRHAKKFEEVKPYSVTFYEYADNKWIPLDHSNAEAIIGLSYSNFKRTIIIPQGQFKEFLELGAADRTNMMKDIFGLQRYDLQDNVSTLSARNRSELDQLEGRLKGFEEINEEKIQQQRELLTDEQKKLAQINEKFEQVSHTYQQLKNLKTDFESLKQNRENFRKLSEQKPEMDALEIRIELYDRVFRVFNPLIAEKNKLSKEIIHKQTEKENQIKILQETEKNFNTITRQLSALEPQFKALEQSRIQENDLSLILQILKFSAEVEILKDRTQKGAEKVAEVETSKQTIEKKIAELSKQIETLKGQKLDPALLSEIGNWFMQQKNVKKSQQEQNEKVEKLQKQITHIAEELKPFDFRESFKEDFKIQREILETRKKEFSQKLDHLKIQKELSRFASELHDGDNCPLCGSKEHPHIVEFHDVNTELKEIQDQLNTVEKEIMTTQKKESDIEKILDRKKIFEDQLIAEQKTLIQLQKDMQNHLQQFTWKQFNPDREDEFEKKRADSFALDKKIVEIERNIILERETWDKETRLLEKYKTALETFRLDEVTKQEQININRSNLKILNWTDYEQRNVPDVEEVYQKLIQSNIETEQNYQKAAEQEKILAPKLAEQKAIADQAEKQISELRKEISDNKETIDKALTEQNFKDLKEVENILLQELNIENTKVQIQRFKVDFETLKKIIEGLELKLKGLSFDDEQFSLTEKQFNETQYELKQTNDSVVKIKAEIERLEREFHKKGELLQQLAILQKRADNLKLMMNLFKGAGFVQYVSSIYLRQLCDHANVRFHKMTRNQLSLQLNENNDFEIIDYLNEGRSRSVKTLSGGQAFQVSLSLALALAESVQSNAQADKNFFFIDEGFGTQDTESVNIVFETLTNLMKENRIVGIISHVEELKEKIPTALNIIKDEERGSLIQII
- a CDS encoding metallophosphoesterase family protein — its product is MKILHTADWHLGKRLDRFSRLEEQIPVMEEIISIADEEQVDLVIVAGDLFDNFNPGVEAVELFYKTLKRLSLSGKRPVIAISGNHDSPNLINAPDPLARECGIILIGHPKAEIAPFQTAFFSIKNSAAGFIELEIKNVGFPVRILHTPYANEIRLKEYFGENKEEEINKVLSQTWKELADRFCDTSGVNLLTAHLYMNKRGAEILEEPEGEKPIKIGNADLIYSDSIPNQIQYTALGHLHGFQNIGTAEKPVVYSSSPLCYSFSESGQTKYVSIIDAQPEKPVSYEKKALKSGRALVRKTFTTIENCVQWLRENPDTFIELTLESETFLTADERRLIYQSHTGIVHLIPRVKNKECTEQQNLEINLNQNIESLFKDYFKSKNGGQEANDDLMKLFNEILNA
- a CDS encoding VF530 family protein, coding for MEQQSKDPLHGKRLDAILEELVEYYEGFEKLGEQINIKCFTDNPSISSSLKFLRKTPWARTKVESLYLFVLRQKKRNEARNKK
- a CDS encoding FKBP-type peptidyl-prolyl cis-trans isomerase produces the protein MTIENNHVVAVKYILHTIEADGSKVLVEETTAENPLTFLYGVGMMIPKFEQNILGLKAGDKAAFTIQPEEAYGERQPDAIAQLPVEMFKESGLPPVGAILPLSDNQGNNFQAFVVEITPEVVVADLNHPMAGKVLDFQVEVLNTRPATEEELSHGHAHGIDGTDAH